A section of the Brevundimonas sp. AJA228-03 genome encodes:
- the scpB gene encoding SMC-Scp complex subunit ScpB — translation MTDLTFAPDEAEIERRVEALLFAAAGPLSAADIARRLPDGADAGRAISALRARYEGRGVELACVADRWAFRTAADLSFLMTEEREEPRRLSKAAFETLAIIAYHQPITRAEIESVRGVSISRGTLDLLLEMGFVRLRGRRRTPGRPVTYATADRFMEHFGLSSLYDLPGVAEMKAAGLLDLSLPTGFEVPDPSRSGSEDEDPVEEGDAPEFAQDFVGD, via the coding sequence GTGACTGACCTGACCTTTGCCCCCGATGAGGCCGAGATCGAGCGACGGGTCGAGGCCCTGCTGTTCGCCGCCGCCGGCCCGCTGTCCGCCGCCGACATCGCGCGCCGCCTGCCGGATGGCGCAGATGCCGGGCGGGCCATCTCGGCGCTGAGGGCGCGCTACGAGGGCCGGGGCGTCGAGCTGGCCTGCGTCGCCGATCGCTGGGCCTTCCGAACGGCGGCCGACCTGTCGTTCCTGATGACGGAAGAGCGCGAGGAGCCGCGCCGCCTGTCCAAGGCCGCGTTCGAGACCCTGGCCATCATCGCCTATCATCAGCCGATCACCCGGGCCGAGATCGAGAGCGTGCGGGGGGTGTCGATCTCTCGTGGAACGCTGGACCTGCTGCTAGAGATGGGGTTCGTGCGGCTGCGGGGACGCAGGCGGACCCCGGGGCGACCGGTCACCTATGCCACCGCCGACCGCTTCATGGAGCATTTCGGTCTGTCCAGCCTGTACGATCTGCCGGGCGTGGCCGAGATGAAGGCGGCGGGTCTGCTGGACCTGTCGCTGCCGACCGGGTTCGAGGTGCCGGATCCGTCGCGGTCCGGTTCGGAGGACGAGGATCCTGTCGAGGAGGGAGATGCCCCCGAGTTTGCCCAGGACTTCGTCGGCGACTGA
- the nagZ gene encoding beta-N-acetylhexosaminidase, whose translation MTTAAIYGCSGLVLTGEERAFFADARPWGFILFRRNVDSPEQVLRLTDALRHSVGWDAPVLVDQEGGRVQRLGPPHWPKYPPGDAYLKATNDPLTARELARLGGRLMAHDLKAVGINIDCAPVLDVPTAGAHDIIGDRAYAQDPATVTRLGRAVAEGLLAGGVLPVIKHMPGHGRAFADSHKELPTVNAGLEALDAWDFAPFKAMSDMPIGMTAHIVFTAIDRKRPATQSRKAIRMIREHLGFSGLLLSDDLVMNALSGTLKERAEKSLKAGCDLVIHWNGDMAQMREVAEGVGRLKGEAARRAAAALARIVHTPEPLDVSEARGRFDALLAGRLTAAKGPDVGEAQA comes from the coding sequence TTGACCACCGCCGCGATCTACGGCTGTTCCGGGCTGGTGCTGACCGGGGAAGAACGCGCCTTCTTCGCCGACGCCAGGCCGTGGGGCTTCATTCTGTTCCGACGCAATGTGGACAGCCCCGAACAGGTCCTGCGACTGACAGATGCCCTGCGCCACAGCGTCGGCTGGGACGCGCCCGTTCTGGTCGATCAGGAGGGCGGACGGGTCCAGCGTCTGGGCCCGCCGCACTGGCCGAAATATCCGCCGGGCGATGCCTATCTGAAGGCCACCAACGATCCCCTGACAGCCCGCGAACTGGCCCGGCTGGGCGGGCGGCTTATGGCCCATGACCTGAAGGCGGTCGGCATCAATATAGACTGCGCGCCTGTTCTGGACGTCCCGACGGCGGGTGCCCACGACATCATCGGCGACCGCGCCTATGCCCAGGATCCGGCCACGGTGACCCGGCTGGGCCGCGCTGTGGCCGAGGGTCTGCTGGCGGGCGGCGTCCTGCCCGTCATCAAACATATGCCCGGCCACGGCCGCGCCTTCGCCGACAGCCACAAGGAGCTGCCCACGGTCAACGCCGGGCTGGAGGCGCTGGATGCCTGGGACTTCGCGCCGTTCAAGGCGATGTCGGACATGCCCATCGGGATGACGGCCCACATCGTCTTCACCGCCATCGACAGGAAGCGCCCCGCGACCCAGTCCCGCAAGGCGATCCGGATGATCCGCGAGCATCTGGGCTTCAGCGGCCTTTTGCTGTCGGACGATCTGGTGATGAACGCCCTGTCCGGTACCCTGAAGGAGCGGGCGGAAAAGTCGCTGAAGGCCGGATGCGATCTGGTCATCCACTGGAACGGGGACATGGCCCAGATGCGTGAGGTGGCGGAGGGCGTGGGTCGGCTGAAGGGCGAGGCAGCCCGGCGTGCGGCGGCGGCCCTGGCCCGGATCGTTCACACGCCCGAGCCGCTGGACGTGTCCGAGGCGCGCGGCCGGTTCGACGCCCTGCTGGCCGGACGGTTGACCGCGGCGAAGGGTCCGGACGTCGGCGAGGCCCAGGCATGA
- a CDS encoding SPOR domain-containing protein codes for MSHDDDHRPRERGAYTPPTDDDLPFNRGGFDARRGPPAKAPPVTLIVSAGVLLVLIIAVVLFYRSGLRSSNDAPPAIGTPVAQIRIAPTEDAQPIDPEAGVGLYDQAEDPTTAPAFVPPPETPRPRPLPRPIEAAGSVTPPVTRPATSPAPTRRVPTTTTTPPAAVDGAGGSAAVQIGAFSSTVIADREYAAMAARFPQFARNATKRVQEVTASNGSTVYRTTFTGLSAEDARSLCSAIKAGGGDCLVR; via the coding sequence ATGTCCCACGACGACGATCACCGCCCGCGGGAACGCGGGGCCTATACGCCCCCCACCGACGACGACCTGCCGTTCAACCGGGGTGGCTTTGATGCACGCCGTGGTCCGCCGGCCAAGGCTCCTCCCGTCACCCTGATCGTAAGCGCCGGGGTTCTGCTGGTTCTGATCATCGCGGTCGTGCTGTTCTATCGCTCGGGCTTGCGGTCCTCGAACGATGCCCCGCCCGCGATCGGCACGCCGGTGGCCCAGATCCGGATCGCCCCGACCGAGGACGCCCAGCCTATCGACCCGGAAGCGGGCGTCGGCCTGTACGACCAGGCCGAGGACCCGACCACCGCTCCCGCCTTCGTTCCGCCGCCCGAGACGCCCCGTCCCCGTCCACTGCCGCGCCCGATCGAGGCGGCCGGGTCCGTGACCCCGCCTGTGACGCGCCCGGCCACCAGCCCCGCCCCGACCCGCCGCGTCCCGACGACCACGACGACCCCGCCCGCCGCCGTCGATGGCGCGGGTGGATCGGCCGCCGTGCAGATCGGAGCGTTTTCCTCGACGGTCATCGCTGACCGCGAGTACGCCGCCATGGCCGCGCGCTTCCCGCAGTTCGCGCGGAACGCCACCAAGCGGGTGCAGGAGGTGACGGCGTCCAACGGCTCGACCGTCTATCGCACCACCTTCACTGGCCTGAGCGCCGAGGATGCCCGCAGCCTCTGCTCGGCGATCAAGGCCGGCGGCGGCGACTGCCTGGTGCGATAG
- a CDS encoding ScpA family protein, with the protein MPETFQPNLDFTAVAEVDDRDAFVVDLDGYEGPLHVLLALARNQKVDLLKLSITRLAEQYLAFVHEARRRNFSLAADYLVMASWLAYLKSRLLLPRTEKGKGDEPPAEEMAAALAFRLQKLEAMRKAAEALQARPQLKRDVFMRGDPQATVIVPSDRIDASLYELMAAYVGQRRREQARHYNPGQRVEAYPLEEARDWLRDILPRLSDWTPLAWVAPVRDGVGPSQASLTASTLSAGLELVKEGAMEFRQQKAFDEVWLKQRGLGHGLELTP; encoded by the coding sequence ATGCCTGAGACCTTCCAGCCCAATCTGGATTTCACGGCCGTGGCCGAGGTCGATGACCGCGACGCCTTCGTGGTCGATCTGGACGGCTATGAAGGGCCTCTGCACGTCCTGCTGGCCCTGGCGCGGAACCAGAAGGTCGACCTGCTGAAACTGTCGATCACCCGGCTGGCGGAACAGTATCTGGCCTTCGTCCACGAGGCGCGGCGGCGGAATTTCTCGCTGGCGGCCGATTATCTGGTGATGGCGTCGTGGCTGGCCTATCTGAAGTCGCGCCTGCTGCTGCCCCGCACCGAAAAGGGCAAGGGCGACGAACCGCCCGCCGAGGAGATGGCGGCGGCCCTGGCCTTCCGGCTGCAGAAGCTGGAGGCCATGCGCAAGGCCGCGGAGGCCCTGCAGGCCCGGCCGCAGCTGAAGCGCGACGTCTTCATGCGCGGCGATCCCCAGGCGACGGTGATCGTGCCCTCCGACCGGATCGATGCCAGCCTGTACGAGCTGATGGCCGCCTATGTGGGGCAACGCCGCCGGGAACAGGCGCGTCACTACAATCCCGGCCAGAGGGTCGAGGCCTATCCGCTTGAGGAGGCCCGCGACTGGCTGCGTGACATCCTGCCCCGGCTGTCAGACTGGACTCCGCTGGCGTGGGTGGCCCCCGTCCGCGACGGGGTGGGTCCGTCGCAGGCGTCGTTGACCGCCTCCACCCTCTCCGCCGGCCTGGAGCTGGTCAAGGAGGGGGCCATGGAATTCCGCCAGCAGAAGGCTTTCGACGAGGTGTGGCTGAAGCAGCGAGGCCTCGGCCATGGTCTGGAGCTGACGCCGTGA
- the ykgO gene encoding type B 50S ribosomal protein L36, translating to MKVRSSLKSLKTRHRDCKVVRRKGVVFVINKTDPRFKAKQG from the coding sequence ATGAAGGTCCGCAGCTCGCTCAAGTCGCTCAAGACCCGCCACCGTGACTGCAAGGTCGTGCGCCGCAAGGGCGTCGTCTTCGTGATCAACAAGACCGACCCGCGCTTCAAGGCGAAGCAGGGCTGA
- a CDS encoding DUF2312 domain-containing protein — translation MADDASFDASPDVLNSAAQGRLRSIIERIERLEEDKAAIMADQKEVFAEAKGEGYDVKILRKVIRIRKQDKAKRQEEDAILDLYLSALGEI, via the coding sequence ATGGCCGACGACGCCTCGTTCGACGCATCGCCCGACGTTCTGAACTCGGCCGCCCAGGGTCGGCTGCGCAGCATCATCGAGCGGATCGAGCGCCTGGAAGAGGACAAGGCCGCGATCATGGCCGACCAGAAGGAGGTCTTCGCCGAGGCCAAGGGCGAAGGCTATGACGTCAAGATCCTGCGCAAGGTCATCCGCATCCGCAAGCAGGACAAGGCCAAGCGCCAGGAAGAGGACGCGATCCTGGACCTGTATCTGTCGGCGCTCGGCGAGATCTGA
- a CDS encoding deoxyguanosinetriphosphate triphosphohydrolase, with translation MSHNRLPSPYAETPEASRGRLIPETPSRTRSAFARDRDRIIHCTAFRRLKEKTQVFVAHEGDHYRTRLTHSLEVSQIARSLAHALGLDQDLAETIALAHDLGHPPFGHAGEDELQARMVAWGGFDHNVQTFRVVTDLEVRYPAWRGLNLTWETLEGVIKHNGPVSQRLDDPAWKAIADYGRGWDLSLDGFASLEAQCAAIADDIAYNNHDVDDGVQAGLFTLADLADVPLIGPVLHHTRRDWPYVDERMIRLEAVRRMIGVMVDDVLAETTRLLAEYRIGSVQDVRTAPRALVQFSPGMMADLGVLRRFLYERMYRHYRVNRTRSQARRILAEMFTLFMAEPDVLPTEWAFAAEGPEARRARAVCDYIAGMTDRYAIEEHSRLFNLDIGLDL, from the coding sequence GTGAGCCACAATCGCCTGCCCAGCCCCTATGCCGAGACGCCCGAGGCCTCGCGCGGGCGGCTGATCCCCGAGACCCCCAGCCGGACGCGCAGCGCCTTCGCCCGCGATCGCGACCGGATCATCCACTGCACCGCCTTTCGTCGGCTGAAGGAGAAGACCCAGGTCTTCGTGGCGCACGAGGGCGACCACTACCGGACCCGCCTGACCCACAGTCTGGAGGTCAGCCAGATCGCCCGGTCCCTCGCCCATGCGCTCGGGCTGGATCAGGATCTGGCCGAGACCATCGCCCTGGCCCACGACCTGGGGCATCCGCCGTTCGGCCATGCGGGCGAGGACGAACTGCAGGCCCGGATGGTGGCCTGGGGCGGATTCGATCACAACGTCCAGACCTTCCGCGTCGTCACCGACCTGGAGGTCCGCTATCCGGCCTGGCGCGGCCTTAACCTGACCTGGGAGACGCTGGAGGGCGTCATCAAGCACAACGGCCCCGTCTCCCAACGGCTGGACGATCCGGCATGGAAGGCCATCGCCGACTACGGCCGGGGCTGGGACCTGTCGCTGGACGGCTTCGCCTCGCTGGAGGCCCAGTGCGCCGCCATCGCCGATGACATCGCCTACAACAACCACGATGTGGACGACGGGGTTCAGGCCGGCCTGTTCACCCTGGCCGACCTGGCCGATGTGCCCCTCATCGGACCGGTGCTGCACCACACCCGCCGCGACTGGCCCTATGTCGACGAGCGGATGATCCGGCTGGAAGCCGTGCGGCGGATGATCGGCGTGATGGTTGACGACGTGCTGGCCGAGACCACCCGGCTACTGGCCGAGTACCGCATCGGCTCGGTTCAGGATGTGCGGACCGCGCCGCGTGCCCTGGTGCAATTCTCGCCCGGCATGATGGCCGACCTGGGGGTGCTTCGACGGTTCCTGTACGAGCGGATGTATCGCCACTACCGCGTCAACCGGACCCGCAGCCAGGCCAGGCGCATCCTGGCGGAGATGTTCACCCTGTTCATGGCCGAGCCGGACGTCCTGCCGACCGAATGGGCCTTCGCCGCCGAGGGTCCGGAGGCCCGCCGCGCCCGTGCCGTCTGCGACTACATCGCGGGTATGACGGACCGCTATGCGATCGAGGAACATTCCAGGCTGTTCAACCTCGACATCGGCCTCGATCTCTGA
- a CDS encoding iron-sulfur cluster assembly accessory protein, with amino-acid sequence MTSVQSEAPTFTLSTRAPEGIVLADSAARRLARLAEVEGHPVLLRVAVEGGGCSGFQYRLDLVETGEADDIRIETAGQAALVDPVSVPFLKGSEIAWVDELAGAQFVIRNPNAATSCGCGVSFSI; translated from the coding sequence ATGACCAGCGTCCAATCCGAGGCCCCGACCTTTACCCTGTCGACACGCGCGCCCGAGGGCATCGTGCTGGCCGACAGCGCGGCCAGGCGTCTGGCCAGACTGGCCGAGGTCGAGGGCCACCCCGTCCTGCTCCGTGTCGCGGTCGAGGGCGGCGGCTGTTCAGGCTTCCAGTACCGGCTCGATCTGGTGGAAACGGGCGAGGCCGACGACATCCGCATCGAGACCGCGGGTCAGGCAGCCCTGGTCGATCCGGTCTCGGTGCCATTCCTGAAGGGTTCGGAGATCGCCTGGGTCGACGAACTGGCCGGTGCCCAGTTCGTGATCCGAAATCCGAATGCGGCCACCAGCTGTGGCTGCGGGGTCAGCTTCTCGATCTAG
- a CDS encoding TonB-dependent receptor codes for MTISSALLYALASGTLQTAPVQTVPPRTAPATEARDEQDAQPTGAPVSSADGDVVDDVLVSGPRPRGSVRGDIEPDITLTSEQLAAYGATNVAELLAAVEPLTRSGRGRGDGGPIVLLNGRRTSGFQEIRGIPFEAIERFEILPEEVALTYGFAADQRVVNIILKSDFRQGSLQGRASGPAQGGRTTTGAQLSAFQVNVRNRWNFELEQTHNTALWEDERDITRSPGSQPFDLIGNVAGIPYGSQIDPALTTLAGTPVTVAANPGVSNPTLAQFAAGANAPRTGDLGAYRTLLPRGDATRLTTSWARDLNETIKGTVSLTLNDTASFSYLGLPGVTLQAPAGRNGSPFSRDVNVYRYIADPGAVTRDNETLTGNLGLLLDGYVGDYRWTLSGAYDRVETDTVTGRGLDATAARAAVTAGTLNPFGALAASSFTRRVDTANAVASGGNLEAVLTGDLFDAPAGGVNATIKLGGDTRTLDAESSRYNDATRTSVFSSRSIGRDRAYGTVNFTLPVSDPSREILGFLGDLSVNVNAGYDHASDFGGLTTLGAGFNWVPADPFSVIVSYTDEEGAPTIQQLNDPVITTPNSPVFDYRTNKSVLINRIDGGNAGLSADNRHVWKVGLNFKPWSATDFSVSTNYTNTVIENAISAFPTITADLEAALPSRFTRVAGELVSIDARPLNYAETRREELRTGFNYSRAFGTPTPPAAGAPGAPGAGGMPGLGGGRPGGAGGPPPGAGGGQGRAGFGAMMFGGGGRGGFGGGQPGQGRFIFSVYHTYRFADQITIADTLPVLDLLDGAATGARGGSPRNEIQVQGGVFKSGLGAFMNANWLEGTEVDGGVGGSDLTFGSQTTVNLNMFADLASRPTWVAKFPWLKGSRINLGIQNLFDSRQDVRSSTGDIALNYQPDYLDPQGRIISLTFRKILY; via the coding sequence CAGGCGCGCCGGTCTCCAGCGCGGATGGGGACGTCGTGGACGACGTCCTCGTGTCGGGACCCAGGCCGCGCGGCAGCGTCCGCGGCGATATCGAACCTGACATCACCCTGACCTCCGAACAGCTGGCGGCCTATGGCGCGACGAACGTCGCAGAGCTGTTGGCGGCGGTCGAACCCTTGACCCGCAGCGGGCGCGGACGCGGCGACGGCGGTCCTATCGTGCTGCTGAACGGGCGCCGCACCTCGGGCTTCCAGGAGATTCGGGGCATCCCGTTCGAGGCGATCGAGCGGTTCGAGATCCTGCCGGAAGAGGTTGCCCTGACCTATGGCTTCGCGGCTGACCAGCGAGTCGTCAACATCATCCTGAAGTCCGACTTCCGCCAGGGCTCGCTGCAAGGCCGCGCCAGCGGACCGGCGCAGGGTGGCAGGACAACCACCGGCGCCCAGCTCAGCGCGTTTCAGGTCAACGTCCGCAACCGCTGGAACTTCGAGCTGGAGCAGACCCACAATACCGCCCTGTGGGAAGACGAGCGCGACATCACCCGCTCGCCGGGCTCGCAACCTTTCGATCTTATCGGCAACGTCGCGGGTATTCCCTACGGCAGCCAGATTGATCCGGCCCTGACGACGCTGGCGGGCACGCCGGTCACGGTCGCCGCCAACCCCGGCGTATCCAACCCGACGCTGGCACAGTTCGCGGCCGGAGCGAACGCGCCTCGCACAGGCGATCTCGGTGCCTATCGCACCCTGCTGCCGCGCGGAGACGCCACCCGTCTGACCACATCCTGGGCCCGCGACCTGAACGAGACCATCAAGGGCACCGTCAGCCTGACCCTGAACGACACCGCCAGCTTCAGCTACCTGGGCCTGCCGGGTGTGACGCTTCAGGCCCCCGCAGGGCGGAACGGGTCGCCCTTCTCGCGTGACGTGAACGTCTATCGCTACATCGCCGACCCGGGTGCCGTGACCCGCGATAACGAGACCCTGACCGGCAATCTGGGTCTGCTTCTGGACGGATACGTCGGCGACTATCGCTGGACCCTGTCCGGTGCCTATGACCGGGTCGAGACCGACACCGTCACGGGTCGCGGGCTCGACGCCACCGCCGCCCGGGCCGCAGTGACCGCCGGAACGCTGAACCCCTTCGGAGCCCTGGCCGCCTCCAGCTTCACCCGCCGGGTGGACACTGCCAACGCCGTTGCCAGCGGCGGCAACCTTGAGGCCGTCCTCACCGGCGACCTGTTCGACGCCCCCGCGGGTGGCGTGAACGCGACCATCAAGCTGGGCGGCGACACCCGCACCCTGGACGCCGAAAGCTCGCGCTATAACGACGCCACCAGGACCAGCGTCTTCAGCAGCCGCTCGATCGGCCGCGACCGCGCCTATGGCACTGTCAACTTCACCCTGCCGGTCTCGGACCCCAGCCGCGAGATCCTGGGCTTTCTCGGTGACCTGTCGGTCAACGTCAACGCCGGTTACGATCACGCCTCCGACTTCGGAGGCCTGACGACCCTGGGGGCCGGGTTCAATTGGGTGCCGGCCGATCCCTTCAGCGTCATCGTCAGCTATACGGACGAAGAGGGCGCGCCTACGATCCAGCAGCTGAACGACCCGGTCATCACCACGCCCAATTCTCCTGTGTTCGACTACCGCACCAACAAATCGGTGCTGATCAACCGGATCGACGGCGGCAATGCCGGGCTCAGCGCCGACAATCGCCACGTCTGGAAGGTCGGTCTGAACTTCAAGCCCTGGTCGGCCACGGACTTCAGCGTCAGCACCAACTACACCAACACCGTGATCGAGAATGCCATCAGTGCCTTCCCGACGATCACGGCCGATCTGGAGGCCGCCCTGCCGTCGCGCTTTACGCGGGTCGCCGGAGAGCTGGTTTCGATCGATGCCCGCCCGCTGAACTATGCGGAGACACGGCGCGAGGAACTGCGCACCGGTTTCAACTACTCGCGCGCCTTTGGAACGCCGACACCTCCGGCCGCCGGCGCGCCGGGAGCGCCCGGCGCGGGCGGCATGCCCGGTCTGGGCGGAGGTCGTCCCGGTGGCGCGGGCGGCCCGCCTCCGGGAGCCGGTGGCGGCCAGGGACGGGCCGGCTTCGGTGCGATGATGTTCGGCGGAGGCGGCCGTGGCGGCTTCGGCGGCGGACAGCCGGGCCAGGGGCGTTTCATCTTTTCCGTCTATCACACCTACCGGTTCGCAGATCAGATCACGATCGCGGACACCCTGCCGGTCCTCGACCTGCTGGACGGTGCCGCGACCGGCGCGCGCGGCGGCTCCCCGCGTAACGAGATCCAGGTCCAGGGCGGGGTGTTCAAGAGCGGTCTGGGTGCCTTCATGAACGCCAACTGGCTGGAGGGGACCGAGGTCGACGGCGGCGTCGGTGGATCGGACCTGACCTTCGGGTCGCAGACCACCGTAAACCTGAACATGTTCGCCGACCTGGCGTCGCGCCCGACCTGGGTGGCCAAATTCCCCTGGCTGAAGGGATCGCGGATCAATCTGGGCATCCAGAACCTGTTCGACAGCCGCCAGGACGTCCGGTCCTCGACCGGCGACATCGCCCTGAACTACCAGCCCGACTACCTCGACCCGCAGGGCCGGATCATCAGCCTGACGTTCCGCAAGATCCTGTACTGA